The following coding sequences lie in one Angustibacter luteus genomic window:
- the rsrA gene encoding mycothiol system anti-sigma-R factor, which produces MSCGNHHETDCREVLDRVFEYLDDEMAELDCAKIKQHLEECGPCLQEYDLDQALKALIRRSCACEAAPDELRTRVLTRITQVRIQYDA; this is translated from the coding sequence GTGAGCTGCGGGAACCACCACGAGACGGACTGCCGTGAGGTCCTCGACCGCGTCTTCGAGTACCTCGACGACGAGATGGCCGAGCTGGACTGCGCGAAGATCAAGCAGCACCTCGAGGAGTGCGGGCCCTGCCTGCAGGAGTACGACCTCGACCAGGCGCTCAAGGCGCTGATCCGGCGCAGCTGCGCGTGCGAGGCGGCGCCCGACGAGCTGCGCACCCGCGTGCTCACCCGGATCACCCAGGTGCGGATCCAGTACGACGCCTGA
- a CDS encoding type IV pilus twitching motility protein PilT, with amino-acid sequence MTVVDESAVISVSPYLRALSELRGSDLHIKVGSPARLRIDGRLRKLQGPALTPEQTAAIADEVMRDDLREVFKRTNEADFAYSLAGVGRFRVNAFKSRGSIGLVFRRVSVGALPLDELSVPAVIAQLSLEPRGLVLVTGPTGSGKTTTLAGMVDHINTHRECHIVTIEDPIEVLHRDQLSMINQREVRLDTEDFAVALRAAMRQDPDVILVGEMRDVETVKAALSASETGHFVMSTLHTTNAQETIARIIDFFPPHEQKQVRLALAGSLRGIICQRLVPRADGQGRCVAMEIAINTGRVADAIADPEKTSTLTELITEGGFYGMQTFDQHLTTLIRDGVVTLEDAMSAASNPHDLTVELRRLGLVA; translated from the coding sequence CTGACAGTCGTGGACGAGTCTGCCGTGATCTCCGTGTCGCCGTACCTCCGCGCTCTCTCCGAGCTGCGGGGCTCCGACCTGCACATCAAGGTCGGTTCTCCGGCGCGCCTGCGCATCGACGGGCGCCTGCGCAAGCTGCAGGGGCCGGCGCTGACGCCCGAGCAGACCGCGGCCATCGCCGACGAGGTCATGCGCGACGACCTGCGCGAGGTGTTCAAGCGGACCAACGAGGCGGACTTCGCCTACTCGCTGGCCGGGGTCGGCCGCTTCCGGGTCAACGCGTTCAAGTCCCGCGGCTCGATCGGCCTGGTGTTCCGCCGGGTCTCGGTCGGCGCCCTGCCGCTGGACGAGCTCAGCGTGCCCGCGGTGATCGCCCAGCTGTCCCTCGAGCCGCGCGGCCTAGTGCTCGTCACCGGCCCCACGGGTTCGGGCAAGACGACGACGCTGGCCGGCATGGTGGACCACATCAACACCCACCGCGAGTGCCACATCGTGACCATCGAGGACCCGATCGAGGTCCTGCACCGCGACCAGCTCTCGATGATCAACCAGCGCGAGGTCCGGCTGGACACCGAGGACTTCGCCGTCGCCCTGCGCGCCGCGATGCGCCAGGACCCGGACGTCATCCTGGTCGGCGAGATGCGGGACGTCGAGACCGTGAAGGCCGCCCTGTCGGCGTCCGAGACCGGGCACTTCGTCATGTCGACGCTGCACACCACGAACGCGCAGGAGACCATCGCGCGCATCATCGACTTCTTCCCCCCGCACGAGCAGAAGCAGGTCCGGCTCGCGCTGGCCGGCTCGCTGCGCGGCATCATCTGCCAGCGGCTGGTGCCGCGGGCCGACGGCCAGGGCCGCTGCGTCGCGATGGAGATCGCGATCAACACCGGTCGTGTCGCCGACGCCATCGCGGACCCGGAGAAGACCAGCACCCTCACCGAGCTCATCACCGAGGGCGGCTTCTACGGGATGCAGACCTTCGACCAGCACCTGACCACGCTCATCCGCGACGGGGTGGTGACGCTCGAGGACGCCATGAGCGCCGCGAGCAACCCGCACGACCTCACCGTCGAGCTGCGTCGCCTCGGCCTGGTCGCCTGA
- a CDS encoding thioesterase family protein encodes MSDAHRQFQVSDDDTARALGSGTLDVLATPRLLAWCEAVTGDAAEPLPDGSTSVGTRVELEHLAASPVGESVLVRAEPTYTDGRLRRFAVTATGRDGRLLATGQVTRVVVDVRRFLDRLPG; translated from the coding sequence GTGAGCGACGCGCACCGGCAGTTCCAGGTCTCGGACGACGACACCGCCCGCGCGCTCGGCTCCGGCACTCTCGACGTGCTGGCCACCCCTCGGCTGCTCGCCTGGTGCGAGGCCGTCACGGGCGACGCCGCCGAGCCGCTGCCTGACGGCTCGACGAGCGTCGGCACCCGGGTCGAGCTGGAGCACCTGGCAGCCAGCCCGGTGGGCGAGTCTGTGCTGGTCCGGGCCGAGCCGACGTACACCGACGGCCGGCTGCGCCGGTTCGCCGTGACCGCGACGGGTCGCGACGGCCGGCTGCTCGCGACCGGGCAGGTCACCCGGGTCGTCGTCGACGTCCGGCGGTTTCTCGACCGCCTACCCGGGTGA
- a CDS encoding YhjD/YihY/BrkB family envelope integrity protein, whose amino-acid sequence MSAPTVRADQLPRRDVLRALPRSTTAALRGHDLMLYSAGVTFYAAIALVPGLLIAARLLAAVLGRDALSRFADSLSDALPSELGADQVAGRALRLGAGIGWTAVLVSLLPATVYGEGLRRAYVALADARDRLVGWRGRLAVLPLLVAAPVLLLAVLAVTPLLSELFGEGLGGRVLGVYLALNVDWLVVALPLAWTFRVVAPDRLPWTTCVVGGLCVGAFVSGFLQGFVLFLSLPLDLGAPFGGESAVGGAIAVLLWLWVLHLVVLVGWVATRQAHLLRHRTP is encoded by the coding sequence GTGAGCGCGCCGACGGTGCGGGCAGACCAGCTGCCCCGGCGTGACGTCCTGCGGGCGCTGCCGCGCTCGACCACGGCGGCGCTGCGCGGCCACGACCTGATGCTGTACTCGGCGGGGGTCACGTTCTACGCGGCGATCGCGCTCGTGCCGGGGCTGCTGATTGCCGCCCGGCTGCTCGCTGCGGTGCTCGGCCGCGACGCGCTGTCCAGGTTCGCGGACAGCCTGTCCGACGCCCTGCCGTCGGAGCTGGGGGCGGACCAGGTCGCCGGCCGCGCGCTGCGCCTGGGTGCGGGCATCGGCTGGACCGCGGTGCTGGTCTCGCTGCTGCCCGCGACCGTGTACGGCGAGGGGCTGCGCCGTGCGTACGTCGCGCTGGCCGATGCCCGGGACCGGCTGGTCGGCTGGCGCGGGCGCCTTGCCGTGCTGCCGCTGCTGGTCGCCGCGCCGGTGCTGCTGCTCGCCGTGCTGGCGGTGACCCCGCTGCTCAGTGAGCTGTTCGGCGAGGGGCTGGGCGGGCGGGTGCTGGGCGTCTACCTCGCGCTGAACGTCGACTGGCTCGTCGTGGCGCTGCCGCTGGCCTGGACGTTCCGGGTGGTGGCGCCGGACCGGCTGCCCTGGACGACCTGCGTGGTGGGGGGCCTGTGCGTGGGGGCGTTCGTGTCCGGGTTCCTGCAGGGCTTCGTGCTGTTCCTGTCGCTGCCGCTGGACCTGGGCGCGCCGTTCGGCGGCGAGTCCGCGGTGGGTGGCGCGATCGCCGTCCTGCTGTGGTTGTGGGTGCTGCACCTGGTGGTCCTGGTCGGCTGGGTCGCCACCCGCCAGGCCCACCTGCTGCGCCACCGCACCCCGTAA
- a CDS encoding HD-GYP domain-containing protein, whose product MDRSQARVRLYVGGSVLLACASLAVSWRVSPPEHWADIAVLALLCLVSSVTRVRGVYERTDLGTNSIVLLASVVLVGTTGAMLVGIASWLPEIRRVSPVRWAMNTALYVLLAGSAGLAFTVLGGTTDPETWLGATGDLLTRLALPLVLADVVMCLANAVLVAGIVSVNNRVPFREVLTGMLRSGGVAYVGYGLFGLLLVVLWKAAGVGPLSAVLVLAPLFVARWAFAQYAEQNAAHERTVAALVQAVEAKDHYTRGHSERVARASVIIARASGLSQQRTSTLHFAGMLHDVGKLGVPTRVLQKTGALTDEEFATIARHPVRGLEMVREIEFLGEAFEGILHHHERLDGRGYPMGLAGSAIPEFARIIAVADAFDSMTSTRSYRQARSVEDAVEELRQCTGTQFDAVFVAALTDGLQRTQWVPADPQADAPDPRLAGLDVPGAFGPEPPDSRDHDDPGFAVEGRLPLDLDGQPAQGERG is encoded by the coding sequence GTGGACCGCAGTCAGGCCCGCGTCCGACTGTACGTCGGTGGGTCGGTCCTGCTCGCCTGCGCGTCGCTGGCCGTCAGCTGGCGGGTCTCGCCGCCCGAGCACTGGGCCGATATCGCCGTCCTGGCGCTGTTGTGCCTGGTCAGCAGCGTCACGCGGGTCCGTGGCGTCTACGAGCGGACCGACCTCGGCACCAACTCCATCGTGCTGCTGGCCTCGGTCGTGCTGGTCGGCACCACGGGCGCCATGCTCGTCGGGATCGCGTCCTGGCTGCCGGAGATCCGCCGCGTCTCGCCGGTCCGCTGGGCGATGAACACGGCCCTGTACGTGCTGCTGGCCGGGTCCGCCGGGCTCGCGTTCACGGTGCTCGGCGGCACGACCGATCCCGAGACGTGGCTGGGCGCGACCGGTGACCTGCTCACCCGGCTCGCCCTCCCGCTGGTGCTGGCCGACGTCGTCATGTGCCTGGCGAACGCGGTGCTGGTCGCGGGCATCGTCAGCGTGAACAACCGCGTCCCGTTCCGCGAGGTGCTGACCGGCATGCTCCGCAGCGGCGGCGTCGCGTACGTCGGCTACGGCCTGTTCGGCCTCCTGCTGGTGGTGCTCTGGAAGGCCGCCGGCGTCGGCCCGCTGTCCGCCGTCCTGGTGCTCGCCCCGCTCTTCGTCGCCCGCTGGGCCTTCGCCCAGTACGCCGAGCAGAACGCTGCGCACGAACGCACGGTGGCCGCCCTCGTGCAGGCCGTGGAGGCCAAGGACCACTACACCCGGGGCCACAGCGAGCGGGTGGCTCGCGCGTCCGTGATCATCGCCCGGGCCTCGGGCCTGTCCCAGCAGCGGACGTCGACCCTGCACTTCGCCGGCATGCTGCACGACGTCGGCAAGCTGGGGGTGCCCACCCGGGTGCTGCAGAAGACCGGTGCCCTCACCGACGAGGAGTTCGCCACGATCGCGCGGCACCCGGTGCGCGGTCTCGAGATGGTGCGCGAGATCGAGTTCCTCGGTGAGGCGTTCGAGGGGATCCTGCACCACCACGAGCGGCTTGACGGCCGGGGCTACCCGATGGGTCTGGCCGGTTCGGCGATTCCCGAGTTCGCGCGCATCATCGCCGTCGCGGACGCCTTCGACTCCATGACCTCGACCCGTTCCTACCGGCAGGCTCGCAGCGTCGAGGACGCGGTCGAGGAGCTGCGGCAGTGCACCGGCACACAGTTCGATGCGGTCTTCGTCGCGGCGCTCACCGACGGGCTGCAGCGGACCCAGTGGGTGCCGGCCGACCCGCAGGCCGACGCACCCGACCCCCGGCTGGCCGGGCTCGACGTCCCCGGGGCGTTCGGTCCCGAGCCGCCGGACTCGCGCGACCACGACGACCCGGGCTTCGCCGTCGAGGGTCGGCTCCCGCTGGACCTGGACGGCCAGCCGGCCCAGGGGGAGCGCGGATGA
- a CDS encoding 50S ribosomal protein bL37, with the protein MSKRARKRRSRKGNSANHGKKPNA; encoded by the coding sequence ATGAGCAAGCGCGCCCGCAAGCGCCGCAGCCGCAAGGGCAACTCCGCCAACCACGGCAAGAAGCCCAACGCGTAG
- a CDS encoding HD-GYP domain-containing protein: MTLGPNGPRLSLTWAFSCLAAMVAAAAVGASAAGLTQRGAHNVDVVVVFAAAIALGEALRVWLPGDREAAPIGTAAAVAFVLTTNVGPSHGGSVDPATVIAVVALATVVGILPHLLAGRPPELAGLVHRFLAITLLTVIWRVIPFTEHGSVAEAGRAWVGNRSFLAVLMLLAVAVSLAFDAILAATMRAGDENARLKSVLVDELRFNSALGSAIGCGGVLIALAAEPMGLLAVPVFLAPLLLTQFAFRRYSTIQETYNQTIRSLSRVTELGGYTETGHSRRVASLALAMGRDLGMVERSLRDLEYAALLHDIGQLSLSEPIPGGATVMAAPMEQRRIADLGADVVRRTGVLNDVADMIERQCEPYRRHHQTDDRAVPLGSRIIKAANAYDDLVGDGGTESRRREALERIHLGLAYEYDPRVVSALTRVVTRVE, translated from the coding sequence ATGACCCTCGGACCCAACGGACCGCGGCTGTCCCTCACCTGGGCCTTCAGCTGCCTGGCCGCCATGGTCGCGGCCGCGGCGGTCGGGGCGTCCGCGGCCGGCCTGACCCAGCGCGGCGCGCACAACGTCGATGTCGTGGTGGTCTTCGCCGCAGCGATCGCGCTGGGGGAGGCGCTGCGGGTGTGGCTGCCGGGCGACCGCGAGGCGGCGCCGATCGGCACCGCCGCGGCCGTGGCGTTCGTGCTGACCACCAACGTCGGTCCCTCGCACGGCGGGTCCGTGGACCCGGCGACCGTGATCGCCGTCGTCGCCCTCGCCACCGTCGTGGGCATCCTGCCGCACCTGCTCGCCGGTCGGCCGCCGGAGCTGGCCGGGCTGGTGCACCGGTTCCTGGCGATCACGCTGCTCACCGTGATCTGGCGGGTCATCCCGTTCACCGAGCACGGCTCGGTCGCCGAGGCCGGTCGCGCCTGGGTCGGCAACCGGTCGTTCCTGGCGGTGCTGATGCTGCTCGCGGTGGCCGTCTCGTTGGCGTTCGACGCGATCCTGGCCGCCACCATGCGCGCCGGCGACGAGAACGCCCGGCTCAAGTCCGTCCTGGTCGACGAGCTGCGGTTCAACTCCGCCCTGGGCAGCGCGATCGGCTGCGGTGGGGTGCTGATCGCCCTCGCCGCCGAGCCGATGGGTCTGCTGGCCGTGCCGGTGTTCCTGGCGCCGCTGCTGCTCACCCAGTTCGCGTTCCGCCGGTACTCCACGATCCAGGAGACCTACAACCAGACCATCCGGTCGCTGTCCCGGGTCACCGAGCTCGGCGGCTACACCGAGACCGGGCACTCGCGACGGGTGGCGTCGCTGGCGCTGGCCATGGGCCGCGACCTCGGCATGGTCGAGCGCTCGCTGCGCGACCTGGAGTACGCCGCGCTGCTGCACGACATCGGGCAGCTGTCGCTCAGCGAGCCCATCCCCGGCGGGGCGACCGTGATGGCCGCCCCGATGGAGCAGCGCCGGATCGCCGACCTGGGGGCCGACGTGGTCCGCCGGACCGGCGTGCTGAACGACGTCGCCGACATGATCGAGCGCCAGTGCGAGCCGTACCGCCGTCACCACCAGACCGATGACCGCGCCGTCCCGCTGGGCAGCCGGATCATCAAGGCCGCGAACGCCTACGACGACCTCGTCGGGGACGGTGGCACGGAGAGCCGGCGACGCGAGGCGCTCGAGCGGATCCACCTCGGACTGGCCTACGAGTACGACCCTCGGGTCGTGTCGGCGCTGACCCGGGTCGTCACCCGCGTGGAGTAG